A region of Candidatus Eremiobacteraceae bacterium DNA encodes the following proteins:
- the gatB gene encoding Asp-tRNA(Asn)/Glu-tRNA(Gln) amidotransferase subunit GatB yields the protein MTIEMKTSDYEAVIGLEVHVELSTASKMFCGCLNEFGGEPNTHVCPVCLGMPGSLPVINRRAVEYLCKAGFALGCAVAPHSKFDRKNYFYPDMPKNYQISQYDMPLTTGGTVKLPSGKSVRLNRIHLEEDTGKNLHHGGSMTGSEYTLIDYNRAGVPLMEIVSEPDLATPDEAEAYLAELKAVLSYIGVSDVKMHEGSLRCDANVSIRPRGAEALGTKTEVKNMNSFRSVGRAVKHEIERQRRCVETGERIVQETRGWDENRGLTYSMRSKEQAHDYRYFPEPDLAPMALDASLLDAWRAELPELPDAKRKRLVAAFGLAEYDVAVLTTERSDADFFEAVAAHCGDAKLAANWLMGDVRRALQAAELTLAQSPMTAAQLGDLILMVKGGAITGKAAKEICDVLVVEGRDPKTIVEERGLGAVTDRQAIADIVDRAIAANQKSVDAYKGGKVNAFDFIVGQVMKESRGKANVDIVRALLKERLG from the coding sequence ATGACGATCGAGATGAAGACGTCCGACTACGAGGCGGTCATCGGTCTCGAAGTGCACGTCGAACTCTCCACGGCGAGCAAGATGTTCTGCGGATGCCTCAACGAATTCGGGGGCGAGCCGAACACGCACGTCTGTCCGGTCTGCCTTGGTATGCCCGGCTCGTTGCCCGTCATCAACCGGCGCGCCGTCGAGTACCTCTGCAAGGCCGGCTTCGCCCTCGGCTGTGCGGTAGCGCCGCATTCGAAATTCGACCGCAAGAACTACTTCTATCCGGACATGCCGAAGAACTATCAGATATCACAGTACGATATGCCGCTCACGACCGGCGGAACGGTCAAGCTGCCTTCCGGCAAATCGGTGCGGCTCAACCGCATCCACTTGGAAGAGGACACCGGCAAGAATCTTCACCACGGCGGCAGCATGACCGGGTCGGAATACACGCTGATCGACTACAACCGCGCCGGGGTTCCGTTGATGGAGATCGTGAGCGAGCCCGACCTCGCAACGCCGGATGAGGCCGAGGCCTACCTCGCCGAGCTCAAAGCGGTCTTGTCGTACATCGGCGTATCGGATGTCAAGATGCACGAAGGCTCGCTTCGTTGCGACGCCAACGTTTCGATCCGGCCGCGAGGCGCCGAAGCGCTCGGCACCAAGACCGAAGTCAAGAACATGAATTCGTTTCGCTCGGTGGGGCGCGCCGTGAAACACGAGATCGAGCGCCAGCGGCGTTGCGTCGAAACCGGCGAGCGCATCGTTCAGGAAACGCGCGGCTGGGATGAAAACCGTGGCCTCACCTATTCGATGCGCTCGAAAGAGCAGGCGCACGACTATCGCTATTTCCCCGAGCCCGACCTCGCGCCGATGGCGCTCGATGCGTCTTTGCTTGACGCATGGCGAGCGGAATTGCCCGAACTGCCGGACGCGAAACGAAAGCGGCTCGTCGCGGCGTTCGGTTTGGCGGAATACGACGTCGCAGTCCTGACGACCGAGCGCTCCGATGCCGACTTCTTCGAAGCGGTGGCCGCGCATTGCGGAGATGCGAAGCTCGCAGCGAACTGGCTCATGGGGGATGTCAGGCGAGCACTGCAGGCCGCCGAGCTCACCCTCGCGCAATCGCCGATGACCGCCGCACAGCTTGGAGATCTCATCCTCATGGTCAAAGGCGGCGCGATCACCGGGAAGGCCGCGAAGGAGATCTGCGACGTGCTCGTCGTCGAAGGGCGTGATCCGAAGACGATCGTCGAAGAGCGCGGTCTCGGAGCCGTCACCGACCGGCAGGCCATCGCCGACATCGTCGACCGGGCTATCGCCGCGAATCAAAAATCGGTCGATGCGTATAAAGGCGGCAAAGTCAATGCGTTCGACTTCATCGTCGGCCAAGTCATGAAGGAAAGCCGCGGCAAAGCAAACGTCGATATCGTCAGGGCTCTGCTGAAGGAACGCTTGGGATGA
- a CDS encoding adenylosuccinate synthase: protein MPVNLVVGIQWGDEGKGRIVDYLCAGAHIAARFGGGANAGHTVIVGDKTYKLRIVPSGVVTGVESCIIGPGTVVNPESFLAEIAALDAAGIDTSRVWVSDLAQLILPYHIELDRAGERARGKDAIGTTGNGIGPAYGDRVARCGIRAGDLRDLAHCRSIVESRAAALAPTGIEVDPGEIMQWLDRFAPRMLRHVCDTVSMLHDALRAGKRVLVEGAQGSMLDVTFGTYPFVTSSVTVAGGAGAGLGFGPTCVESVMGVVKAYTTRVGGGPFPTELTDQTGERLRSIGREFGVVTGRPRRCGWLDLATLRYAAQVNGVTEIALTKLDVLDDFDQINVCVAYRCASDVSVPFQIAAGAQPEYHTLAGWSESTTDARSFDRLPPAAQAYVKFVERECGLPITLVSVGPERRQIIERGVRALAGTAPA from the coding sequence ATGCCCGTCAACCTTGTCGTCGGTATTCAGTGGGGTGATGAAGGCAAGGGCCGCATCGTGGACTATCTGTGCGCCGGCGCGCACATCGCTGCGCGCTTCGGTGGAGGTGCGAATGCGGGTCACACGGTCATCGTCGGCGACAAGACGTACAAGCTGCGCATCGTTCCGAGCGGCGTGGTCACCGGTGTCGAGTCATGCATCATCGGCCCGGGCACAGTCGTCAATCCTGAATCGTTCTTGGCAGAGATCGCCGCGCTCGACGCGGCCGGCATCGACACGAGCCGCGTCTGGGTCTCGGATCTCGCGCAGCTCATCCTTCCCTATCACATCGAACTCGATCGTGCCGGCGAACGCGCACGCGGCAAAGACGCCATCGGCACCACCGGCAACGGAATCGGACCGGCCTACGGAGATCGCGTCGCACGATGCGGGATCCGCGCAGGAGATTTGCGCGACCTGGCTCACTGCCGTTCGATCGTCGAGAGCCGCGCTGCCGCGCTCGCGCCGACCGGCATCGAGGTCGACCCCGGCGAGATCATGCAGTGGTTGGACCGATTCGCGCCGCGCATGCTCCGCCACGTCTGCGACACGGTCTCCATGTTGCACGATGCGCTGCGTGCCGGCAAACGCGTGCTCGTGGAAGGGGCGCAAGGAAGCATGCTGGACGTCACGTTTGGCACATATCCGTTCGTCACATCGTCGGTCACCGTCGCCGGCGGCGCGGGAGCCGGTCTTGGCTTCGGCCCGACGTGCGTGGAATCGGTGATGGGCGTCGTCAAAGCTTACACTACGCGCGTCGGCGGCGGCCCGTTTCCCACCGAACTCACCGACCAGACCGGCGAACGGCTGCGGTCGATCGGCCGTGAGTTCGGCGTCGTCACGGGGCGGCCGCGCCGCTGCGGCTGGCTAGACCTAGCCACGCTTCGATACGCGGCGCAAGTGAACGGCGTCACCGAGATCGCGCTCACAAAATTAGACGTCCTCGACGATTTCGACCAGATCAACGTTTGCGTCGCGTATCGATGCGCATCCGACGTTTCCGTGCCGTTCCAGATCGCCGCCGGCGCTCAACCGGAATATCACACATTGGCGGGCTGGTCCGAGTCCACCACCGATGCGCGTTCGTTCGACCGGCTGCCGCCCGCGGCGCAAGCGTACGTCAAGTTCGTCGAGCGCGAGTGCGGGTTGCCGATCACGCTGGTGTCAGTCGGTCCGGAGCGGCGGCAGATCATCGAGCGCGGCGTACGCGCACTCGCGGGGACGGCGCCCGCATGA
- the gatA gene encoding Asp-tRNA(Asn)/Glu-tRNA(Gln) amidotransferase subunit GatA has protein sequence MLTGHDIRERIAQRETSSVEAVRTALDAATAADPIIKAYLTLLPERALKRAAEIDARLARGEDCGILAGVPVAVKDLFCTEGVTTTSGSKILANFVPPYSATVVRKLEAAGAVIIGKTNMDEFAMGSSCENSAFFPTRNPWDTDRVPGGSSGGSASTVGARSVPIALGTDTGGSIREPASFCNVVGVKPTYGRVSRYGIIAFASSLDQAGPITADVRDAADTLEAISGHDPMDSTSIDVPVPHYADALRDDLRGVRIGIVQEFEASIAGDAKLAGLYKAAYAELERLGATLVPVSLAHAKYGLATYYLIAPAECSSNLARYDGARYGVRVAGDGDVYQMFEQTRAAGFGAEVKRRIILGTYALCSGYYDAYYVRAQKVRTLMKKDFDEAFVACDAIACPAVSCPAFPLGAKSDPVAMYLMDYFTIPMSLAGIPAMSVPAGYIDGLPVGLQIAAPAFEEGRMLGVAHAYEQATRFAWAASPKVGAA, from the coding sequence ATGCTGACCGGCCACGACATCCGCGAACGCATCGCGCAGCGGGAGACTTCTTCGGTTGAAGCGGTGCGCACCGCCCTCGATGCCGCCACCGCCGCCGATCCCATCATCAAAGCGTATCTGACGCTCTTGCCCGAGCGCGCACTGAAGCGCGCGGCCGAAATCGATGCACGGCTGGCCCGCGGCGAAGACTGCGGCATACTCGCGGGTGTGCCGGTCGCCGTCAAAGATCTGTTCTGCACCGAAGGCGTCACGACGACGAGCGGATCGAAGATCCTGGCGAACTTCGTGCCGCCGTATTCGGCGACGGTCGTCCGCAAGCTCGAAGCGGCGGGCGCGGTCATCATCGGCAAGACGAACATGGACGAATTCGCCATGGGCTCGTCGTGCGAAAACTCCGCGTTCTTCCCCACACGCAATCCGTGGGATACAGATCGCGTGCCGGGCGGATCGTCGGGCGGCAGCGCGAGCACGGTTGGCGCCCGCTCGGTACCGATCGCGCTCGGAACCGACACCGGGGGCTCTATTCGCGAGCCGGCCTCTTTCTGCAACGTCGTCGGCGTGAAGCCGACGTATGGCCGCGTAAGCCGTTACGGCATCATCGCATTCGCGTCATCGCTCGACCAAGCCGGTCCCATTACGGCCGATGTGCGTGATGCAGCCGATACGCTTGAAGCGATTTCGGGCCACGACCCGATGGACTCGACAAGCATCGACGTGCCCGTTCCGCACTACGCCGATGCGCTGCGCGATGATTTGCGCGGCGTGCGCATCGGCATCGTCCAAGAATTCGAAGCGAGCATCGCCGGCGACGCCAAGCTGGCCGGGCTTTACAAAGCGGCGTACGCCGAACTCGAACGTCTTGGCGCAACTCTCGTGCCGGTCTCGCTCGCACACGCCAAGTACGGTTTGGCCACGTACTATCTCATCGCGCCGGCCGAATGCTCGTCGAACTTAGCGCGGTACGACGGAGCCCGCTACGGCGTGCGCGTCGCCGGGGACGGTGACGTCTATCAGATGTTCGAGCAGACCCGTGCTGCGGGTTTTGGGGCCGAAGTCAAACGCCGGATCATCCTCGGCACGTACGCGCTCTGTTCGGGCTACTACGACGCATATTACGTGCGCGCGCAGAAGGTCAGAACGTTGATGAAGAAAGACTTCGACGAGGCCTTCGTGGCGTGCGACGCGATCGCGTGCCCCGCCGTTTCCTGTCCTGCGTTCCCGCTCGGCGCGAAATCCGATCCCGTTGCCATGTATCTCATGGACTACTTCACGATTCCGATGAGTTTGGCCGGCATTCCGGCGATGTCGGTGCCTGCCGGCTATATCGATGGGCTGCCGGTCGGCTTGCAGATCGCAGCGCCGGCGTTTGAAGAGGGGCGCATGCTCGGCGTGGCTCACGCCTACGAGCAAGCGACGCGCTTCGCGTGGGCTGCATCGCCGAAAGTCGGTGCCGCATGA
- a CDS encoding glycoside hydrolase family 125 protein: MRIWLAVITAAAVLCAEVPTPTQAAELDAISKAAAGYHGGSLDTGALYQQCLLTTIQNDITYAPDDTTYVITGDIGAMWLRDASAEVRPYIYFADDPAVKAMLRGVIAREANDLLVDPYANAFNSDYKVAEEKFELDSLAYPIWLSWTYWKHTGDDTVFTPEVKRAYEAALGVMELERDHSLSNYRHQALVNGGAGAPVGYTGMVWTGFRPSDDPAQYGYNVPDNMFAVVALTDLAEIEANVWHDDAMRAQTTEVRDGIRTGINNYAIVYSDKYGYMYAYEVDGTGHVNLMDDANVPSLLSIPYIGYETSTNAIYQNTRRFALSVDNPYYYTGAAASGEGSPHTPNGYVWPLALVMQALTSTDPAEVSTIIAQLHNSDLGDHLLHESFDPNEPAHYTRSNFAWPCSLFAELVLTRVMAYTALPTANVGEAPQEMARAASGSR, encoded by the coding sequence GTGAGGATCTGGTTGGCCGTTATAACTGCCGCCGCAGTCCTATGCGCCGAAGTCCCCACGCCCACGCAAGCAGCAGAACTCGACGCCATTTCCAAAGCGGCCGCCGGCTATCACGGCGGTAGCCTCGATACCGGCGCTCTCTATCAGCAATGTCTGCTCACCACCATCCAAAACGACATCACCTACGCACCCGACGACACGACGTACGTCATAACCGGCGACATCGGCGCGATGTGGCTGCGGGATGCGAGCGCTGAGGTGCGGCCGTACATATATTTCGCCGACGACCCGGCGGTGAAAGCCATGTTGCGCGGGGTCATCGCGCGCGAAGCGAATGATCTGCTCGTCGATCCGTACGCCAACGCTTTTAACAGCGACTACAAGGTCGCCGAGGAGAAATTCGAGCTCGATTCGCTCGCGTATCCGATTTGGCTTTCGTGGACCTATTGGAAGCACACCGGCGACGACACGGTGTTCACGCCCGAGGTGAAGCGTGCGTACGAAGCGGCGCTTGGAGTCATGGAACTCGAACGCGACCACAGCCTTTCGAACTACCGCCATCAAGCGCTTGTCAATGGGGGCGCAGGCGCACCGGTCGGTTACACCGGTATGGTGTGGACGGGTTTCCGGCCGAGCGATGATCCGGCGCAATACGGCTATAACGTCCCCGACAACATGTTCGCCGTGGTGGCGTTGACCGACCTAGCCGAGATTGAAGCAAACGTTTGGCACGACGACGCCATGCGCGCGCAAACGACGGAGGTTCGCGATGGCATCCGCACCGGCATCAACAACTACGCGATCGTATACTCGGACAAGTACGGATACATGTATGCGTACGAAGTCGACGGCACCGGACACGTCAATTTGATGGACGACGCCAACGTCCCGAGCCTGCTTTCCATCCCGTATATAGGTTACGAAACGTCCACGAACGCGATCTACCAGAACACGCGGCGCTTCGCGTTGTCGGTAGATAATCCGTATTACTACACGGGTGCCGCCGCGAGCGGCGAGGGAAGTCCGCACACTCCGAACGGCTATGTATGGCCGTTGGCGCTCGTGATGCAGGCCCTCACGTCGACGGATCCCGCCGAGGTGTCGACGATCATCGCGCAGTTGCACAATTCCGATCTCGGCGACCACCTGTTGCACGAATCTTTCGATCCGAACGAGCCGGCGCACTACACGCGCTCAAATTTCGCTTGGCCATGCTCGCTGTTCGCCGAGCTGGTTCTCACCCGCGTCATGGCGTACACGGCGCTGCCTACAGCCAACGTCGGTGAAGCGCCGCAAGAAATGGCGAGGGCCGCGTCGGGCTCTCGCTGA
- the gatC gene encoding Asp-tRNA(Asn)/Glu-tRNA(Gln) amidotransferase subunit GatC, translating to MSDVPIDIAHIAKLARIALTQPESEAFAAQFSRLFDFIAELQALEVEHVSATAQVIPIFNVMRDDVVRDSLDRPSALRNAPDVEGPYFKVPRILE from the coding sequence ATGAGCGACGTACCCATCGATATCGCGCACATCGCGAAGCTCGCCCGCATCGCCCTCACCCAGCCTGAGTCCGAGGCGTTCGCGGCGCAGTTCTCGAGGCTCTTCGATTTCATCGCGGAGCTTCAAGCGCTCGAAGTCGAACACGTCTCCGCCACCGCGCAGGTGATTCCGATCTTCAACGTGATGCGCGACGACGTGGTCCGCGATTCGCTCGACCGTCCGAGCGCGCTGCGGAACGCACCCGATGTCGAGGGTCCGTATTTCAAAGTTCCACGCATACTCGAGTAG
- a CDS encoding flagellar biosynthetic protein FliO, with amino-acid sequence MIAPLARWIARLRRSPRATIDVVAAQPLAAGLAVYVIDIDGHRTVLAAGPHAICVLSAYQAPQNGAPEGQQPVRV; translated from the coding sequence ATGATCGCGCCGCTCGCGCGCTGGATCGCTCGGCTCCGGCGAAGTCCGCGCGCCACCATCGACGTGGTGGCGGCGCAACCGCTTGCCGCCGGTCTCGCGGTGTACGTCATCGATATCGACGGTCATCGCACTGTGCTCGCCGCAGGACCGCACGCGATATGCGTGCTTTCGGCCTACCAAGCGCCGCAGAACGGCGCGCCGGAGGGACAGCAGCCCGTTCGCGTCTAA
- a CDS encoding endonuclease MutS2, with the protein MTASEAAFDDAALAALEFDVVLAQIATRATSEPGRLSVLELKPTTDLAAAAAELALVDDTLTFIRSGGDFALTGVVDMAATLERAVVGGSLSGVELRRIADNETSLVTACRSIAGAKRQGTANRWSPLLALALTLAPTGTLISRLSSALEEDGQVADRASPALAKIRRQQRALHDEVRERCQSITRNPDTAKMLSEPIVTVRRGRYVVPVRVEYASQFAGVVHDQSASGATVFIEPMAAVEANNRLRGLETAEEREVARILAELTGLTAAQADALAANAGLSARLDCAGARARWAVSVEAGSPSLSEQRIVRIVRGRHPLLRRVAVPLDIDVGDAFDALIISGPNMGGKTVMLKTVGLFCVMAYAGIPLPAAAGTIIGAFDHIACVIGDEQSIAENLSSFSAHLRALRAAQARAGAGSLILVDEIGSGTEPGAGAALAQAFIEAMLSAGARAIVTTHYTQLKIFAADHDRVANASMLFDPATNEPTYLLLVGVPGRSLAFALARAIGFDPATIQRAEVLLGAEAMDLERVFASLADQREQFRAKVEDLESQRRRAVELESGLRDQLAQAQADRAGFERKAAETLAHAVREVEEEVRAKAEQGAADTRRQRIKPVPQSDEALDRTLTEMRRSLGLEPHERSTSRAAATDASGASDGARQQFRVGDAVFVRTFGTRGIVADVYDRDVLVTIGNAKTVVAPADLSLEGPAAGAPARPPGNKRSGELHAAAELASTRVDVRGMRVEEAMPIVDKALDDASLAGLRELRVLHGKGTGQLGRGIREFLRGHLQVENTAFAPDREGGSGVTVISLK; encoded by the coding sequence ATGACCGCTTCCGAGGCCGCGTTTGACGACGCGGCGCTCGCCGCGCTCGAATTTGACGTCGTGCTCGCACAGATCGCCACGCGCGCCACGAGTGAACCGGGCAGATTGTCCGTGCTCGAACTCAAGCCCACCACCGATCTCGCGGCCGCGGCCGCCGAGCTCGCGCTCGTGGACGACACGCTTACGTTCATCCGGTCGGGCGGCGACTTTGCGCTGACCGGCGTCGTGGATATGGCGGCCACGTTGGAACGAGCGGTGGTCGGCGGCTCACTTTCGGGCGTGGAATTGCGGCGCATCGCGGACAATGAGACGTCGCTCGTCACCGCCTGCCGCAGTATCGCCGGCGCGAAAAGGCAGGGGACTGCAAACCGGTGGTCGCCCCTTTTGGCCCTTGCGCTCACGCTCGCGCCGACCGGCACGCTCATCTCGCGGCTGTCGTCTGCGTTGGAGGAGGACGGCCAGGTCGCGGATAGGGCGTCGCCTGCGCTCGCGAAAATCCGCCGGCAGCAGCGCGCGCTGCACGATGAAGTGCGCGAGCGTTGTCAGTCGATCACTCGCAATCCCGATACGGCGAAGATGCTCTCGGAGCCGATCGTCACGGTTCGCCGCGGGCGCTACGTCGTGCCGGTCCGCGTCGAGTACGCGTCGCAGTTCGCGGGCGTCGTCCACGATCAATCCGCCTCGGGTGCGACCGTCTTCATCGAACCGATGGCGGCAGTGGAGGCCAACAATCGCCTGCGCGGCCTCGAGACCGCGGAAGAACGTGAGGTCGCTCGGATTCTCGCGGAGCTGACGGGCTTGACCGCGGCCCAAGCCGATGCGCTCGCCGCAAACGCAGGCTTGAGCGCTCGCCTCGACTGCGCTGGCGCGCGCGCTCGCTGGGCTGTGTCCGTCGAAGCCGGCAGCCCCTCGCTCTCGGAGCAACGCATCGTGCGGATCGTGCGCGGCCGTCACCCGCTGCTGCGGCGCGTCGCCGTGCCGCTGGACATCGACGTCGGCGATGCTTTCGACGCGCTCATCATCTCCGGACCGAACATGGGCGGCAAGACGGTCATGCTGAAGACCGTCGGACTTTTCTGCGTGATGGCGTACGCCGGCATCCCCCTACCGGCCGCCGCCGGCACGATCATCGGCGCGTTCGACCATATCGCTTGCGTGATCGGCGACGAGCAGTCGATTGCTGAGAATCTCTCGTCATTTTCCGCTCATCTGCGGGCGCTTCGAGCGGCGCAGGCGCGCGCCGGAGCCGGCTCACTCATTCTCGTGGACGAGATCGGCAGCGGCACGGAGCCGGGTGCGGGTGCTGCGCTTGCCCAGGCGTTCATCGAAGCGATGCTGTCTGCGGGCGCTCGCGCGATCGTCACCACGCACTATACGCAACTGAAGATCTTCGCGGCCGATCACGACCGCGTCGCCAACGCATCGATGCTCTTCGATCCCGCGACGAACGAGCCCACGTACCTGCTGCTTGTCGGCGTGCCGGGCCGCTCGCTGGCTTTTGCCCTCGCGCGAGCGATCGGGTTCGATCCCGCGACGATCCAGCGAGCGGAAGTCCTGCTCGGCGCCGAGGCGATGGACCTCGAGCGCGTCTTCGCGTCGCTTGCCGACCAGCGCGAGCAGTTCCGCGCGAAGGTCGAAGACTTGGAATCCCAGCGACGGCGCGCCGTGGAATTGGAGTCCGGTCTACGCGATCAGCTCGCGCAAGCGCAAGCGGATCGTGCCGGCTTCGAGCGCAAGGCGGCTGAAACGTTGGCGCATGCAGTGCGGGAAGTCGAAGAAGAAGTCCGTGCGAAGGCAGAACAAGGCGCCGCCGACACACGCCGTCAGCGCATCAAACCGGTTCCGCAATCCGACGAGGCACTGGACCGAACGTTGACCGAGATGCGGCGCAGTCTTGGCCTAGAACCGCACGAACGCTCGACGTCGCGCGCGGCGGCCACCGATGCGAGTGGCGCAAGCGACGGCGCCCGTCAGCAATTTCGTGTCGGCGATGCGGTGTTTGTGCGAACGTTCGGCACGAGAGGAATCGTCGCCGATGTCTACGACCGCGACGTGCTGGTCACGATCGGCAATGCGAAGACCGTCGTAGCACCCGCGGATTTGTCGCTTGAAGGTCCCGCCGCCGGAGCTCCTGCTCGGCCGCCGGGCAATAAGCGCAGCGGCGAACTTCATGCCGCGGCGGAGCTGGCTTCCACGCGCGTCGATGTGCGGGGTATGCGCGTTGAGGAAGCGATGCCGATCGTGGACAAAGCGCTCGATGACGCAAGCCTCGCGGGATTGCGCGAGTTGCGCGTGTTGCATGGCAAAGGCACGGGCCAATTGGGCCGCGGCATCCGCGAGTTCTTGCGCGGCCACCTGCAAGTGGAAAACACCGCGTTCGCACCAGACCGCGAAGGCGGCTCCGGCGTCACCGTCATCTCGCTGAAGTAA
- the rlmD gene encoding 23S rRNA (uracil(1939)-C(5))-methyltransferase RlmD, with the protein MTTNGARSAAEAVAAQSFVLDDLLENGQGVGRVDGLVTFVTGGLPGERVRVAVDSVKRSYASAHVVAIESPSPDRVDAGCPVFPRCGGCQTLHYRYEAQLAWKRRLVVDALERLGGLHGIVVDETIAPAVDPRAGYRNKVSLVARYAGGAMRLGFYEARSHRIVPVERCPVLLPRLDAVVSQLVRFAADEPEAFSGLAHVVARASSTRDEIVVSFNGEKPNKRLGALTDELRRRIPGVTGLSMSWDPAGENAVFGRRSATLWGSPVVRETVAGATFSFGIASFFQINVATLELIAQRLIERLDGASRIIDLYCGVGTFGVVLGRRGISASGVESFAPAVGEAAANAAENAVTNASFEHASVAGALVGERGKTLLAGADAVILDPPRKGCEPEVLAALSDNRAPRVLYLSCNPATLARDAKALTASGYRLERVTPFDMFPHTGHVETLAEFAL; encoded by the coding sequence TTGACAACCAACGGCGCGCGTAGCGCCGCCGAAGCCGTCGCCGCCCAATCATTCGTCCTCGATGATCTCCTCGAGAACGGTCAGGGCGTCGGCCGCGTCGACGGCCTCGTCACATTTGTCACCGGCGGCCTACCCGGCGAGCGCGTGCGCGTCGCGGTGGACTCGGTCAAGCGGTCGTATGCGAGCGCACACGTCGTCGCGATCGAATCTCCATCGCCGGATCGGGTAGACGCAGGCTGCCCCGTTTTTCCACGTTGCGGCGGATGTCAAACACTTCACTACCGCTATGAAGCGCAGCTTGCGTGGAAACGCAGACTGGTCGTGGATGCGCTCGAGCGGCTCGGCGGACTGCACGGCATCGTAGTCGACGAGACGATAGCGCCCGCAGTCGACCCGCGCGCAGGCTATCGGAACAAGGTCTCGCTCGTCGCCCGCTATGCCGGCGGGGCCATGAGGCTTGGATTCTACGAGGCTCGATCGCACCGAATCGTTCCGGTGGAACGCTGCCCTGTCTTATTGCCCCGGCTCGATGCGGTGGTATCGCAACTCGTGCGTTTCGCGGCGGACGAGCCGGAAGCGTTCTCGGGGCTCGCGCACGTGGTCGCGCGCGCAAGCTCCACGCGCGATGAGATCGTGGTCTCGTTCAACGGCGAGAAGCCGAACAAGCGGCTCGGAGCGCTCACGGACGAATTGCGCAGGCGGATTCCAGGAGTCACTGGGCTTTCGATGAGTTGGGACCCGGCCGGCGAGAACGCCGTGTTCGGACGCCGTTCGGCCACGCTTTGGGGCAGCCCGGTCGTGCGCGAAACCGTCGCGGGCGCCACGTTCTCGTTCGGGATCGCCTCGTTTTTCCAGATCAATGTCGCGACGCTCGAATTGATCGCGCAGCGCCTCATCGAGCGGCTCGACGGGGCGAGCCGGATCATCGACCTCTATTGCGGCGTCGGCACGTTCGGCGTCGTGCTCGGCCGGCGGGGCATTTCGGCGTCCGGGGTGGAATCGTTCGCTCCAGCCGTGGGCGAAGCGGCCGCAAACGCCGCTGAAAATGCCGTGACCAACGCTTCGTTCGAGCACGCTTCGGTCGCCGGGGCACTCGTAGGCGAACGGGGCAAAACCTTGCTCGCGGGTGCCGATGCCGTCATCCTCGACCCGCCCCGTAAAGGCTGTGAGCCGGAGGTGCTCGCGGCGCTGAGCGACAATCGCGCTCCGCGAGTTCTTTATCTCTCTTGCAACCCGGCGACGCTCGCGCGCGACGCGAAAGCGCTGACCGCCTCCGGATACCGGTTGGAACGCGTCACGCCGTTCGACATGTTCCCACATACGGGGCACGTGGAGACGCTCGCCGAATTCGCGCTGTAG